A single region of the Streptomyces caelestis genome encodes:
- a CDS encoding class I adenylate-forming enzyme family protein, protein MWLSQLLQRNRQCFPDRTALVDARRSVTWAEFHDRVARLAHALSERGIRGGDRVAVLSVDRIEVLETYFALARLGALFVPLNHSLTPAEVTGITERCDPVAVIGESALLERHPDLPVRIRVPVDGAEFAALCETGGPDLPDAPVADAGGSAGFPDVPDDAPAAILHTSATTGRAKGVAVDHASFRAIALGWLAQVRPTDDIVLVNCCPLYHGSMVVSLTYMAAGATVVLMPGFQPQRALAAIEDNRATHVWLVPQMLRFLMQSKALHSTDLSSLREVLYGAAPMPPELYAEAAQRLGCGFRQVYGMTEVGGPFVTLGPDEHPAPGTTDVIPAGRVIPGMSVKALDPKDQDVAPGVIGEICARGPGVMRGYWNDENATADITTDGWTRTGDLGFIDPDGRVHLIDRSKDLIIRAGQNVYPREIEQALRSHAAVHDAAVVGVADADYGEVPLAFVVAEDGTTADEVQAHLAGLLAAYKRPRQIRFIDEVPRNPAGKILKKSLPV, encoded by the coding sequence ATGTGGCTGAGCCAGTTGCTGCAGCGCAACCGCCAGTGCTTCCCGGACCGGACGGCACTGGTGGACGCACGCCGCTCGGTCACCTGGGCCGAGTTCCACGACCGGGTGGCCCGGCTCGCCCACGCGCTCTCCGAGCGCGGCATCCGAGGAGGCGACCGTGTGGCCGTCCTCTCGGTGGACCGCATCGAGGTGCTGGAGACGTACTTCGCGCTGGCCCGTCTCGGGGCGCTGTTCGTTCCGCTCAACCACAGCCTCACCCCCGCCGAGGTGACCGGGATCACGGAGCGCTGCGACCCGGTGGCGGTGATCGGTGAGTCGGCCCTGCTGGAGCGGCATCCGGACCTGCCGGTGCGGATCCGCGTGCCGGTGGACGGCGCGGAGTTCGCCGCGCTCTGCGAGACGGGCGGGCCGGACCTCCCCGACGCGCCCGTGGCAGATGCCGGCGGGAGCGCGGGCTTTCCCGACGTGCCGGACGACGCGCCGGCGGCGATCCTGCACACCTCGGCGACCACCGGCCGGGCCAAGGGCGTCGCCGTCGACCACGCCTCCTTCCGGGCCATCGCGCTCGGCTGGCTCGCCCAGGTCCGGCCCACGGACGACATCGTGCTGGTCAACTGCTGCCCGCTGTACCACGGCAGCATGGTGGTCTCCCTCACCTATATGGCCGCGGGTGCCACCGTGGTGCTGATGCCGGGCTTCCAGCCGCAGCGGGCGCTGGCCGCGATCGAGGACAACCGGGCCACGCACGTCTGGCTGGTACCTCAGATGCTCCGTTTCCTGATGCAGTCGAAGGCGCTGCACAGCACGGACCTGTCCAGTCTGCGCGAGGTGCTCTACGGTGCCGCACCGATGCCGCCGGAGCTCTACGCCGAGGCCGCACAACGGCTCGGCTGCGGTTTCCGGCAGGTCTACGGGATGACCGAGGTGGGCGGTCCTTTCGTCACGCTCGGCCCTGACGAGCACCCCGCGCCGGGCACCACCGACGTGATCCCGGCCGGCCGGGTGATCCCGGGTATGTCGGTGAAGGCCCTCGACCCGAAGGACCAGGATGTCGCACCCGGCGTCATCGGGGAGATCTGCGCGCGCGGCCCCGGAGTGATGCGCGGCTACTGGAACGACGAGAACGCCACGGCCGACATCACGACGGACGGCTGGACCCGCACCGGCGATCTCGGCTTCATCGACCCCGACGGCCGGGTGCACCTGATCGACCGGAGCAAGGACCTGATCATCCGGGCGGGGCAGAACGTCTACCCGAGGGAGATAGAACAGGCACTTCGTTCCCACGCCGCGGTGCACGACGCCGCCGTGGTCGGGGTGGCGGACGCGGACTACGGCGAGGTGCCGCTGGCCTTCGTGGTGGCCGAGGACGGGACCACCGCCGACGAGGTGCAGGCCCACCTGGCCGGCCTCCTCGCCGCGTACAAGCGGCCCCGGCAGATCCGGTTCATCGACGAGGTGCCCAGGAACCCCGCAGGCAAGATCCTCAAGAAGTCACTGCCCGTCTGA
- a CDS encoding NAD-dependent epimerase/dehydratase family protein: MRVLVTGGAGFIGSHVVEALQARGHEPVVFDVRGDRGADVRDREPVSRALSGVDAVCHQAAMVGLGTGFADAAEYVSRNDLGTAVLLTAMAEAGVRRLVLAGSMVVYGEGRYTCARHGVVRPGPRSVSDLAAGCFEPRCPVCGEELSPGLVAEDAPVDPRNVYATTKLAQEHLAAAWARSTGGSAASLRYHNVYGARMPRDTPYAGVASFFRSALARGEAPRVFEDGRQRRDFVHVRDVAAANVTALEAGSTGGVLTVYNTGSGEPHTVEEMARTLATAYGGPEPIVTGEYRLGDVRHIIADSSRLRSELGWKPEVGFAEGMREFARVGMRS; the protein is encoded by the coding sequence ATGCGTGTACTGGTCACCGGCGGTGCCGGGTTCATCGGGTCCCATGTCGTCGAGGCGCTTCAGGCGCGCGGGCACGAGCCCGTCGTGTTCGACGTGCGCGGGGACCGGGGTGCTGACGTGCGGGACCGGGAGCCTGTCTCCCGTGCCCTGTCCGGTGTGGACGCCGTGTGCCATCAGGCGGCGATGGTCGGGCTCGGCACCGGGTTCGCCGACGCAGCGGAGTACGTCTCGCGCAACGATCTCGGCACCGCCGTACTGCTCACGGCCATGGCGGAGGCGGGGGTTCGGCGGCTCGTGCTGGCCGGATCGATGGTGGTCTACGGGGAGGGGCGGTACACCTGCGCACGGCACGGAGTGGTGCGGCCGGGGCCCCGGTCTGTCAGTGACCTGGCGGCCGGCTGTTTCGAACCGCGGTGTCCGGTGTGCGGGGAGGAGTTGTCGCCGGGGCTCGTCGCCGAGGACGCGCCGGTGGATCCCCGCAACGTGTACGCCACCACCAAGCTCGCCCAGGAGCATCTGGCCGCCGCGTGGGCGCGGTCGACGGGCGGCTCGGCGGCGTCATTGCGCTACCACAACGTGTACGGGGCCCGGATGCCCCGCGACACCCCGTACGCCGGGGTCGCCTCCTTCTTCCGCTCGGCGCTCGCCCGCGGAGAGGCGCCTCGGGTGTTCGAGGACGGCCGGCAGCGGCGGGACTTCGTGCACGTACGGGACGTGGCCGCGGCCAACGTGACGGCCCTGGAGGCCGGTTCGACCGGGGGTGTGCTGACCGTGTACAACACCGGCAGCGGCGAGCCGCACACCGTGGAGGAGATGGCGCGGACGCTGGCCACGGCGTACGGAGGACCCGAGCCGATCGTGACAGGCGAGTACCGGCTGGGGGACGTACGGCACATCATCGCGGACTCGTCCCGGCTGCGGTCGGAGCTCGGCTGGAAGCCGGAGGTCGGGTTCGCGGAGGGCATGCGGGAGTTCGCCCGGGTGGGCATGCGCTCGTAG
- a CDS encoding sensor histidine kinase has translation MRDTLLIALYALLGAGAAGLLGAGTLWLLRRRSLTTSLTVVVAVAVTAMLMGTLAVAWAMFLSAHDLTVVTTVVAMAAVVSLATALLLGRWVVARSRELTLAARSFGDGGDFTAPHGPVTAELAALGRELEATSAKLAESRERERALESSRRELVAWISHDLRTPLAGLRAMAEALEDGVATDPGRYLRQIRTEVERLNDMVGDLFELSRIHAGTLALSPSRMSVYDLVGDALAGVYPLAREHGVRLVGDRVEPVPVEVDGKEMSRVLGNLLVNAIRRTPTDGTVMVAAERLPDGVVLSVTDGCGGIPEEDLPRVFDTGWRGTHARTPPAGAGLGLAIVRGIVEAHQGRATVRNIPGGCRFEVVLPAAAS, from the coding sequence ATGCGCGACACCCTCCTCATCGCCCTGTACGCCCTCCTCGGCGCCGGAGCGGCCGGGCTCCTCGGCGCGGGAACACTGTGGCTGTTGCGCCGCCGCTCCCTGACCACCTCCCTCACCGTCGTGGTCGCTGTCGCCGTGACCGCGATGCTCATGGGCACGCTGGCCGTGGCGTGGGCGATGTTCCTGTCCGCGCACGACCTGACCGTGGTGACGACGGTGGTCGCGATGGCGGCCGTCGTCTCCCTGGCCACCGCGCTGCTGCTGGGCCGCTGGGTGGTCGCCCGCAGCCGCGAACTCACCCTCGCCGCCCGCTCCTTCGGCGACGGCGGCGACTTCACCGCGCCCCACGGTCCGGTCACCGCCGAACTAGCCGCGCTCGGCCGGGAACTGGAGGCCACCAGCGCGAAGCTGGCGGAGTCCCGGGAGCGCGAGCGCGCCCTTGAGTCCTCCCGTCGTGAACTCGTCGCCTGGATCTCGCACGACCTGCGCACCCCGCTCGCGGGCCTGCGCGCGATGGCCGAGGCGCTGGAGGACGGCGTCGCCACCGACCCCGGCCGATACCTGCGCCAGATCCGCACCGAGGTCGAACGTCTCAACGACATGGTCGGCGACCTCTTCGAACTCTCCCGCATCCATGCCGGCACGCTGGCTCTGTCGCCCTCCCGGATGTCCGTCTACGACCTGGTCGGCGATGCTCTCGCCGGGGTATATCCGCTGGCCCGCGAACACGGGGTGCGACTGGTCGGGGACCGCGTCGAGCCGGTGCCGGTGGAGGTGGACGGCAAGGAGATGAGCCGCGTGCTGGGCAATCTCCTGGTCAACGCGATCCGGCGTACCCCCACGGACGGCACCGTCATGGTGGCCGCCGAACGCCTGCCCGACGGCGTCGTGCTCTCCGTGACGGACGGCTGCGGCGGCATCCCCGAGGAGGACCTGCCCCGCGTGTTCGACACCGGTTGGCGCGGCACCCACGCCCGCACGCCTCCGGCGGGCGCCGGGCTCGGCCTGGCCATCGTCCGCGGCATCGTAGAGGCCCACCAGGGCCGCGCCACGGTCCGCAACATCCCCGGCGGCTGCCGCTTCGAGGTGGTGCTGCCCGCGGCCGCTTCCTGA
- a CDS encoding response regulator transcription factor, which yields MEQQPYESAADASAGRGTGGARVLVVDDDPTVAEVVSGYLDRAGYLVDRAGDGPTALASAAAHWPDLVVLDLMLPGMDGLEVCRRMRGRGPVPVIMLTARGDEDDRIMGLEVGADDYVTKPFSPRELVLRVESVLRRTRPLAGARSLGAAGLTVDPAARRAAKNGVELALTLREFDLLAFFLSHPGRAYSREDLMREVWGWDFGDLSTVTVHVRRLRNKVEDDPARPRLIQTVWGVGYRFDPVGSSGQDEA from the coding sequence ATGGAACAGCAACCGTACGAGTCGGCGGCTGACGCCTCCGCCGGCCGAGGGACCGGGGGTGCCCGCGTCCTCGTTGTCGACGACGACCCCACGGTCGCGGAGGTCGTCTCGGGCTACCTCGATCGCGCCGGGTACCTCGTGGACCGGGCCGGGGACGGGCCGACCGCCCTCGCCAGTGCCGCCGCGCACTGGCCCGACCTGGTCGTACTCGATCTGATGCTGCCCGGCATGGACGGCCTGGAGGTGTGCCGCCGGATGCGCGGACGCGGCCCGGTGCCGGTCATCATGCTCACCGCCCGAGGCGACGAGGACGACCGCATCATGGGCCTGGAGGTAGGCGCGGACGACTACGTCACCAAGCCGTTCAGTCCCCGCGAGCTGGTGCTGCGAGTGGAGTCCGTACTGCGCCGCACGAGGCCCCTCGCGGGCGCGCGGTCCCTTGGCGCGGCCGGCCTCACGGTCGACCCGGCGGCCCGCCGCGCCGCCAAGAACGGCGTCGAACTCGCTCTCACATTGCGGGAGTTCGACCTTCTGGCGTTCTTCCTGAGCCATCCGGGCCGGGCGTACAGCCGCGAGGACCTGATGCGGGAGGTGTGGGGCTGGGACTTCGGCGATCTGTCGACCGTCACGGTCCACGTCCGACGCCTGCGCAACAAGGTCGAGGACGATCCCGCCCGGCCCCGTCTGATCCAGACGGTGTGGGGCGTCGGTTACCGCTTCGATCCGGTCGGCAGTTCGGGCCAGGACGAGGCGTGA